Proteins encoded in a region of the Agromyces protaetiae genome:
- a CDS encoding DUF3027 domain-containing protein yields MPDERPAVDGGRESAEPAQAEHASPVEQVEPDSVTDASRESGVVTDASGESGVVTDAQPEVEAVADEVLLGSTSLAQRALLEMTAPETVGSVIGHVVEGEHVLTLLFAADVPGYRGWHWAVTIARVEGAEPTVLETELMPGDGALLAPEWLPWSDRLAEYRAAQAAAAAEAAVNGADASGESGDDETDAPDGELDDDEFDDNVDELDDDVEVDDDELGDDLDDDELGDDDDLDDDDDDDDDDDDDDDDDDSDEDQDDDDEFDDDIDVEGSDEDGDTGGDQGAGERADEAR; encoded by the coding sequence ATGCCTGACGAGCGGCCCGCCGTCGATGGCGGGCGGGAATCGGCTGAGCCGGCGCAGGCTGAGCACGCGTCGCCGGTCGAGCAGGTCGAGCCGGACTCGGTGACGGATGCCTCGCGCGAGTCAGGTGTCGTGACGGATGCCTCGGGCGAGTCGGGTGTCGTGACGGATGCGCAGCCCGAGGTCGAGGCCGTCGCCGACGAGGTGCTGCTCGGCTCCACATCGCTCGCCCAGCGCGCGCTGCTTGAGATGACCGCGCCCGAGACGGTCGGCTCGGTCATCGGGCATGTCGTCGAGGGCGAGCACGTGCTCACCCTGCTCTTCGCGGCCGACGTGCCCGGCTACCGCGGCTGGCACTGGGCGGTCACCATCGCCCGTGTCGAGGGGGCTGAACCGACGGTGCTCGAGACCGAGCTCATGCCGGGCGACGGTGCCCTCCTCGCGCCCGAGTGGCTGCCCTGGTCTGACCGGCTGGCGGAATACCGGGCCGCGCAGGCGGCCGCGGCCGCCGAGGCGGCGGTGAATGGTGCGGATGCCTCGGGCGAGTCCGGCGACGACGAGACGGATGCCCCGGACGGCGAGCTCGACGACGACGAGTTCGACGACAACGTGGACGAACTCGACGACGACGTCGAGGTCGATGACGACGAACTCGGCGATGACCTCGACGACGACGAACTCGGCGATGACGATGACCTCGACGACGACGACGACGACGACGATGACGACGACGACGATGATGACGACGACGACTCGGACGAGGACCAGGACGATGACGACGAGTTCGACGACGACATCGACGTAGAAGGTTCGGACGAGGACGGCGACACGGGCGGCGACCAGGGCGCTGGCGAGCGCGCCGACGAGGCGCGATAG
- a CDS encoding RHS repeat domain-containing protein produces the protein MLVTGTVSPVWAGEAAEPGAPPVVELGSFAVGDGVEALVNEADGSFGVQIPVAGLSVSWDSRVPVDRYAFGVGWGYGFAVVEVAGGVRVSPSSGGTFAADTTVPSGLAGYQGTDVVFRQVPGGVLEARGDGVAGAREYAFELHELGGMVTYFNAAGDPVASVTATGGRTDWRWATGAGHHLASVVSVDGVVTELDWSDPGEVLVRPGVNVPADGGGAGTWRLGLDGGRLTEVTDPVGGWSRVGYDDAGRIDRLVSGSGAATRVQWRSDADGVSRVDRVGVTDVEGTELSARQWRQLDGALPTGWPAVDAAGVTGPRRASEGRSVELSDGSTRVVSEFDAWGRLTGKQLLASTAAGEQVVQEQELTYPDGDPIGVGGLTGKPAGMEVRFLDAAGGVRAGTESYAYDESGRMLRRQSADGTVLEFGYDSEMPAGRVLPVGATVLQRSTAEDGSVTTTESELDATRTVPVLVEQWMQAPGAEPVVTGRTEYTARDGVVVEQREYPGGDGNARPVLTRWDEHVDLGRGVREVTETVAADTDLESTTSSVSSVLHGGALSSTDVLGRTSTASYDEVGRPVRGADGSRFEWDAANRQNAQTTPEGVRIESSHWADGTRKARTTEVGSTTYYWDDSVLVNERYSTEPTESDAGAGGIASYLIGTSRHARITSAGAESPAPAETTYYATDRHGNVTALTDESGAIAGTYSYSDYGVATSGPGVTRPAAGLPGAVGQLSYNPFQYSLEYTHADGTQFLSERTYDPTQMSFTRKDVASLHDLYGYVNANPIMLVDPTGRFSFWDFATIGVTTVGAAAGLYGVFGALAAVFTTAASGGTLLAIGLIAGSISVANAAFAGMELYSAVSGIRFMSERDAFFTGLALGAAGGFAAVGGRGALKLGRPGARSAVAEEGTPLRDFKDVTSATLAERDPYPSAPLSEWKALRATENLQDADPRATKRGIDAMRTHVRELDELFMKVDHEDGNLMDSLTGQLHTLERTVKSADLDDAYQALVKWEASIQALVKGTGSRVLPDADLRTIWRADDQILAVRSAMSELDATAKGLTTDGGKAFSQAVSRVRAYADQDFVTFDVARDKF, from the coding sequence GTGCTGGTCACGGGTACGGTGTCGCCGGTCTGGGCCGGCGAGGCGGCGGAGCCTGGGGCGCCGCCCGTCGTGGAGCTGGGGTCGTTCGCGGTCGGCGATGGCGTCGAGGCACTGGTGAACGAGGCAGACGGGTCGTTCGGCGTACAGATCCCGGTGGCCGGGCTGTCCGTGTCGTGGGATTCTCGGGTGCCGGTCGACCGGTACGCGTTCGGCGTCGGCTGGGGGTACGGGTTCGCGGTGGTCGAGGTGGCGGGCGGCGTCCGGGTGTCGCCGTCGTCGGGCGGCACATTCGCCGCTGACACGACGGTACCGTCGGGTCTCGCGGGGTACCAGGGCACGGATGTCGTCTTCCGGCAGGTCCCGGGCGGGGTGCTCGAGGCTCGCGGAGACGGCGTGGCCGGCGCGCGGGAGTATGCGTTCGAGCTGCACGAGCTCGGGGGTATGGTGACCTACTTCAACGCCGCCGGCGATCCGGTCGCGAGTGTGACCGCGACGGGCGGTCGCACGGACTGGCGCTGGGCGACCGGGGCCGGCCACCACTTGGCGTCGGTGGTGAGCGTCGACGGCGTGGTCACCGAGCTGGACTGGTCGGACCCGGGTGAGGTGCTCGTGCGGCCGGGCGTGAACGTGCCCGCCGACGGCGGTGGGGCCGGCACGTGGCGACTCGGATTGGACGGCGGTCGGCTGACCGAGGTGACGGATCCGGTCGGCGGCTGGAGCCGGGTCGGGTACGACGACGCGGGTCGGATCGACCGCCTGGTGTCGGGCTCGGGGGCGGCCACGCGCGTGCAGTGGCGTTCGGATGCAGATGGGGTGTCCCGCGTGGACCGCGTCGGTGTGACCGACGTGGAGGGCACCGAGCTGAGCGCACGGCAATGGCGGCAGCTCGACGGGGCGCTGCCGACGGGGTGGCCGGCGGTCGACGCCGCCGGCGTCACCGGACCCCGTCGCGCGAGCGAGGGCCGTTCGGTCGAGCTGTCGGATGGCAGCACCCGCGTGGTGTCCGAGTTCGACGCGTGGGGCCGCTTGACGGGCAAGCAGCTGCTGGCGTCGACCGCGGCAGGCGAGCAGGTCGTCCAGGAACAGGAGTTGACCTACCCCGACGGCGATCCGATCGGGGTGGGCGGCCTGACCGGCAAGCCGGCCGGCATGGAGGTCCGGTTCCTGGACGCGGCCGGCGGGGTGCGGGCCGGCACCGAGTCGTATGCGTATGACGAGTCGGGGCGGATGCTCCGTCGACAGTCCGCCGACGGCACCGTCCTCGAGTTCGGGTACGACTCCGAGATGCCGGCAGGCCGTGTGCTGCCGGTCGGGGCGACGGTGCTGCAACGCTCGACCGCGGAAGACGGTTCGGTGACCACGACAGAGTCCGAGTTGGACGCGACCCGCACGGTCCCCGTGCTGGTGGAGCAGTGGATGCAGGCGCCCGGCGCCGAACCGGTGGTCACGGGTCGCACCGAGTACACCGCGCGGGACGGTGTCGTCGTCGAGCAGCGCGAGTACCCCGGTGGTGATGGAAACGCTCGGCCGGTGCTGACCCGGTGGGACGAGCACGTGGATCTGGGGCGCGGGGTCCGAGAGGTGACAGAGACGGTCGCGGCCGACACAGACCTGGAGTCGACCACGTCATCGGTGTCGTCTGTGCTGCACGGCGGCGCCCTCAGTTCGACGGACGTGCTCGGGCGCACCTCAACGGCGTCCTACGACGAGGTCGGGCGACCGGTCCGCGGCGCTGACGGTTCACGCTTCGAGTGGGACGCCGCCAACCGCCAGAACGCGCAGACCACGCCGGAGGGCGTGCGGATCGAATCGAGTCACTGGGCCGACGGCACCCGGAAGGCGCGGACCACGGAAGTCGGGTCCACGACGTACTACTGGGACGACTCCGTCCTCGTCAACGAGCGCTACTCCACGGAACCGACTGAGTCCGACGCGGGGGCCGGGGGAATCGCGTCGTACCTGATCGGCACGTCACGGCATGCCAGGATCACCAGCGCGGGAGCCGAATCGCCCGCGCCGGCCGAGACGACGTACTACGCCACTGACCGGCACGGCAACGTGACAGCGCTCACCGACGAGTCCGGAGCGATCGCGGGCACCTATTCGTACTCCGACTACGGCGTCGCGACCAGCGGGCCCGGGGTCACCCGCCCCGCGGCCGGACTCCCGGGCGCGGTCGGGCAGCTGAGCTACAACCCGTTCCAGTACTCGCTCGAGTACACGCACGCCGACGGGACCCAGTTCCTCAGCGAACGCACGTACGACCCGACGCAGATGTCGTTCACGCGGAAGGACGTGGCGTCCCTGCACGATCTCTACGGCTACGTCAACGCGAACCCGATCATGCTCGTCGACCCGACCGGCCGGTTCTCGTTCTGGGACTTCGCCACGATCGGGGTGACCACGGTCGGCGCTGCCGCGGGGCTGTACGGCGTCTTCGGCGCGCTCGCCGCCGTGTTCACCACCGCTGCGAGCGGCGGTACGCTCCTCGCGATCGGGCTCATCGCCGGGTCGATCAGTGTCGCGAACGCCGCGTTCGCAGGCATGGAGCTCTACAGCGCGGTCTCCGGCATCAGGTTCATGAGTGAGCGTGACGCGTTCTTCACGGGGCTCGCCCTCGGAGCGGCGGGCGGCTTCGCCGCGGTCGGCGGTCGAGGGGCCCTCAAGCTCGGACGCCCCGGGGCCAGGAGCGCGGTGGCAGAAGAGGGAACGCCCCTCAGAGACTTCAAGGACGTGACGTCCGCCACCCTCGCCGAACGGGACCCGTACCCGTCCGCCCCGTTGTCGGAGTGGAAGGCGCTTCGCGCGACTGAGAATCTACAGGATGCGGATCCCCGCGCGACGAAGCGAGGCATCGACGCCATGCGCACACACGTGAGGGAACTTGACGAGCTGTTCATGAAGGTCGACCACGAAGATGGGAACCTCATGGACTCACTCACCGGCCAGCTGCACACCCTCGAGCGCACCGTCAAGAGCGCGGATCTCGACGATGCATACCAGGCGCTCGTGAAGTGGGAGGCGTCGATCCAGGCTCTCGTGAAGGGCACAGGTTCGAGGGTGCTCCCCGACGCTGATCTGCGCACGATTTGGCGGGCAGACGACCAGATCTTGGCCGTCCGTAGCGCGATGAGCGAACTGGATGCGACCGCCAAGGGACTGACCACCGACGGGGGGAAGGCCTTCAGCCAGGCGGTTTCCCGCGTGCGGGCATACGCGGACCAGGACTTCGTGACCTTCGATGTAGCGAGAGACAAGTTCTAG
- a CDS encoding RHS repeat-associated core domain-containing protein — MDRYGFGVGWGLGFAVVEVEGGVRVSPASGGVFEAADSVPSGLLGYAGSDVVFRQVPGGVLPGRADGVVGAQSYAFELHELGGVITYFNAAGDPVAKVAAGGDRSDWGWVAGNPHRLGSVVSVDGVVTELDWSDPGEVLVRPGVNVPAEGGGAGVWRVQLVDGRVGEVADPVGGRSLVGYDRAGRVERVVSGSGAVTTVSWRSDTDAVSRVDRVAVTDSDGTELSARRWRQVDGVLPSGWPAVDPASVSGAVAGAVGGARSVEVSDGKTRVVSSFDEWGRLAGKRVVVSSSAGEQTVQEQELTYPDGDPVGVGDLARKPVAAEVRSLDVSGGVRAGTESYEYDDLGRMVRRESADGTVLERGYDREISKGRLLPVGSPVSERSTAPDGSVTTTETTLDDTRTVPVLVEQTMQAPGGAAVVTGRTEYTVEDGVVVEQREYPGGDAGAAGAAPVATRWDETIDLERGVREVVETVAAGTELAASTSSTTSLLHGGALESTDVLGHMSSADYDELGRPVSARDAADRVTTTAYAPADGGFGGFGGDQVTVTGPDGVAVTEVRDVLGRVVQKHDNLNPDGDPVAGEVRVFERHGFPAPGVEEITDAWGATTRVEQDVHGRAARATLANGLVQVTEHDDVHGTVTSGSTPTGRLADAAQITTSRMDVSGRETGTDGTRADGVPVPETSTVYDGFGRELQTSNGATRTSVEFDAHGNPATTTISPEDPAAAADALVAERRFDGFGTSLEKTMSAGGQERSGGSRELDVLGRTVTETDQVGAITGYEYTVDGLPERVTTSAGQVTTYAYDDTSRAVIEVRVEAPGQQAVVTGYAYDEVTGRVTAVFDPAERVGTEITYSYDGFGNIRTVQYPAEQAGAARPAIAHEYDRHGRKTATTDVAGNRTAFSYADDGFLTGVVQTDADGDELARVGYSPDEYGRIQQVARGNGVVTEYAFTSAGEIESETTTGPDGAVQAEREYEYDPATGNLLVRIDRVRDEASGDLDVERREYAYDHLGRLTASTIRDGDAADAPATQSVAYEIGVSGQVAAETITDETSGTITTRDFAYSPVGALVAIATTGPEGVPQTAPQEHDAAGNLMSAADGSRYEWDAANRQIAQILADGTRIEQTYWADGTRKGRATDAGSTTYYWDDTALINDAHAADDETEADGVASYLIGAFRHARTTHADAAETQYYSTDRHGNVTGLTDDSGAAAGTYAYSDYGVATAGTGVIAQAAGLPGAVGQLGYNPFQYALEYTHTDGTQFLRERTYDPGQLSFTSKDREALHDLYGYANANPIMMVDPSGRASMWDVITVTLNNFGSLAGAVGAFWALSPANGGLGLVVLGFAAIAFAVADMAFTAVETHAILTDTKFMSDDEALATGIGLAGAGAVFGIAGGLGKLTSRTTTKVVDPKAGPKPGSTTPDQTVAAKTKVEPVIPETKVESVTPESRIEAAHRNAQRLGMGWTIGKRAADFLGSPDHHATSYPLDVLAQVLKKTTGHWDEAAKAGNFSPEIGTAVRGSIGAVTAQLEQGGIVAAQRALMMRSTGQDELLQFIDDANREVDVIHTELTKISELTKDLSSIPAEFTEGLALAHIMAKSFLKKF, encoded by the coding sequence GTGGATCGGTATGGGTTCGGGGTCGGGTGGGGGCTCGGGTTCGCGGTGGTGGAGGTCGAGGGTGGGGTGCGGGTGTCGCCGGCGTCGGGCGGGGTGTTCGAGGCCGCCGACTCGGTGCCGTCAGGGCTGCTGGGGTATGCGGGCTCGGATGTGGTGTTCCGGCAGGTTCCGGGTGGGGTGTTGCCGGGGCGTGCGGATGGGGTGGTGGGGGCGCAGTCGTATGCGTTCGAGTTGCATGAGTTGGGTGGGGTGATCACGTACTTCAACGCGGCCGGGGATCCGGTGGCGAAGGTGGCCGCGGGTGGGGACCGGTCGGACTGGGGGTGGGTGGCCGGCAACCCGCACCGGTTGGGGTCGGTGGTGAGTGTGGACGGGGTGGTGACCGAGCTGGACTGGTCCGACCCCGGCGAAGTGCTGGTGCGGCCGGGCGTGAATGTGCCGGCCGAGGGCGGTGGCGCCGGGGTGTGGCGGGTGCAGCTGGTCGACGGTCGGGTGGGTGAGGTGGCCGACCCGGTCGGTGGTCGCAGTCTGGTCGGGTATGACCGTGCGGGTCGGGTGGAGCGGGTGGTGTCCGGGTCTGGTGCGGTGACGACGGTGTCGTGGCGGTCGGATACGGACGCGGTGTCGCGGGTGGACCGGGTCGCGGTCACCGATTCGGATGGTACGGAGTTGAGTGCGAGGCGGTGGCGGCAGGTCGACGGGGTGCTGCCATCGGGCTGGCCGGCCGTGGATCCGGCGAGCGTGTCCGGCGCGGTGGCCGGTGCGGTGGGTGGTGCGCGTTCGGTCGAGGTGTCGGATGGGAAGACGCGGGTGGTGTCCTCGTTCGACGAGTGGGGCCGGCTGGCGGGTAAGCGGGTCGTGGTGTCGTCTTCGGCGGGTGAGCAGACCGTTCAGGAGCAGGAGCTGACCTATCCCGACGGTGACCCGGTGGGTGTGGGCGATCTGGCCCGGAAGCCGGTCGCGGCCGAGGTCAGGTCGCTGGACGTGTCCGGTGGGGTGCGGGCCGGCACCGAGTCGTATGAGTACGACGATCTGGGCCGGATGGTCCGCCGGGAGTCCGCGGATGGAACGGTGTTGGAGCGGGGGTATGACCGGGAGATTTCCAAGGGCCGGCTGCTGCCGGTCGGGTCGCCGGTGTCGGAGCGGTCGACCGCTCCGGATGGGTCGGTGACCACGACCGAGACGACGCTGGATGACACCCGGACCGTCCCGGTGCTTGTGGAGCAGACCATGCAGGCGCCCGGTGGCGCCGCTGTGGTGACCGGACGGACCGAGTACACGGTCGAGGACGGTGTGGTCGTGGAGCAGCGGGAGTATCCGGGCGGCGATGCCGGTGCTGCTGGTGCGGCGCCGGTGGCGACCCGGTGGGACGAGACCATCGACCTGGAGCGTGGGGTGCGTGAGGTGGTCGAGACGGTCGCGGCCGGCACCGAGCTGGCAGCGTCCACGTCATCGACGACCTCACTGCTGCACGGCGGCGCGTTGGAGTCGACCGACGTGCTCGGCCACATGTCGTCGGCGGACTATGACGAGCTGGGCCGGCCGGTGTCTGCGCGTGATGCCGCGGATCGGGTCACGACCACCGCGTATGCGCCGGCGGATGGTGGGTTCGGCGGGTTCGGCGGGGATCAGGTCACGGTCACCGGCCCGGACGGGGTCGCGGTGACGGAGGTGCGGGATGTGCTGGGCCGGGTGGTGCAGAAGCACGACAACCTGAACCCCGACGGCGACCCGGTGGCCGGTGAGGTGCGGGTGTTTGAGCGGCACGGGTTCCCGGCGCCCGGGGTCGAGGAGATCACTGATGCGTGGGGTGCGACGACCCGGGTCGAGCAGGATGTGCACGGCCGGGCGGCCCGGGCGACGCTCGCGAACGGGCTGGTCCAGGTCACCGAGCACGACGACGTGCACGGGACGGTGACTTCCGGGTCGACGCCGACGGGCCGGTTGGCGGATGCGGCGCAGATCACGACGTCGCGGATGGACGTGTCAGGCCGGGAGACCGGCACGGACGGGACCAGGGCGGACGGCGTGCCGGTGCCGGAGACCTCGACGGTGTACGACGGGTTCGGTCGCGAGCTTCAGACGAGCAACGGTGCGACCCGCACGAGTGTCGAGTTCGACGCCCACGGGAATCCGGCGACCACGACCATCAGCCCGGAGGATCCTGCTGCTGCGGCTGACGCGCTGGTCGCGGAGCGACGCTTCGACGGGTTCGGCACCAGCCTGGAGAAGACCATGTCCGCGGGCGGGCAGGAACGTTCAGGCGGGTCACGTGAGCTCGATGTGCTAGGCCGGACGGTGACCGAGACCGACCAGGTCGGTGCCATCACCGGGTATGAGTACACGGTCGACGGGTTGCCCGAACGGGTGACTACCAGTGCCGGCCAGGTGACGACGTATGCGTACGACGACACCTCCCGTGCGGTGATCGAGGTCCGGGTGGAGGCGCCGGGGCAGCAGGCGGTGGTGACCGGGTACGCCTATGACGAGGTCACCGGGCGGGTGACGGCGGTGTTCGATCCGGCTGAACGGGTCGGCACGGAGATCACCTACAGCTATGACGGGTTCGGCAATATCCGCACTGTGCAGTACCCGGCCGAACAGGCCGGCGCGGCCCGACCTGCGATCGCGCACGAGTACGACCGGCACGGCCGCAAGACCGCGACCACCGATGTGGCCGGCAACCGCACCGCGTTCTCATACGCCGATGACGGGTTCCTGACCGGTGTGGTGCAGACCGACGCGGACGGTGACGAGCTGGCCCGCGTCGGCTACAGCCCGGACGAGTATGGCCGGATTCAGCAGGTCGCGCGCGGCAACGGTGTGGTGACGGAGTATGCGTTCACGAGTGCGGGTGAGATCGAATCTGAGACCACGACCGGGCCCGATGGTGCGGTGCAGGCGGAGCGGGAGTACGAGTACGACCCGGCGACCGGTAACCTCCTCGTCCGTATCGATCGGGTGCGTGACGAGGCATCCGGTGACCTGGATGTGGAGCGCCGCGAGTACGCCTACGACCATCTCGGCCGGCTCACCGCGTCCACCATCCGCGACGGTGACGCCGCCGACGCGCCCGCGACCCAGAGCGTCGCGTATGAGATCGGTGTGTCCGGGCAGGTCGCCGCCGAGACCATTACCGACGAGACATCCGGAACCATCACGACCCGTGACTTCGCGTACTCGCCGGTCGGTGCGCTCGTGGCCATCGCCACGACCGGTCCGGAAGGCGTGCCGCAGACCGCGCCGCAGGAACACGACGCGGCCGGGAACCTCATGTCGGCCGCTGACGGGTCGCGGTACGAGTGGGATGCGGCGAACCGGCAGATCGCGCAGATCCTCGCCGACGGTACCCGCATCGAGCAGACCTATTGGGCCGACGGCACGCGGAAGGGCCGCGCCACGGATGCCGGATCCACGACGTACTACTGGGATGACACGGCGCTCATCAATGACGCCCACGCCGCCGACGACGAGACAGAGGCCGACGGGGTCGCGTCGTACCTGATCGGGGCGTTCCGGCACGCCCGCACCACACACGCGGACGCGGCGGAGACGCAGTACTACAGCACCGACCGGCACGGGAACGTGACCGGACTCACCGATGATTCCGGCGCCGCGGCCGGAACGTATGCATATTCGGACTACGGGGTCGCGACCGCCGGCACCGGGGTCATCGCTCAGGCAGCGGGCCTGCCCGGCGCGGTCGGGCAGCTGGGCTACAACCCGTTCCAGTACGCCCTGGAGTACACCCACACGGACGGCACGCAGTTCCTCCGCGAGCGCACCTACGATCCGGGGCAGCTGTCGTTCACCAGCAAGGACCGTGAGGCGTTGCACGACCTGTACGGCTACGCGAACGCGAATCCGATCATGATGGTCGATCCCAGTGGGCGGGCGTCGATGTGGGATGTGATCACGGTCACATTGAACAACTTCGGGTCACTCGCGGGCGCGGTCGGCGCATTCTGGGCGCTCAGCCCCGCGAACGGCGGGCTCGGACTGGTCGTGCTCGGCTTCGCCGCGATCGCGTTCGCCGTGGCCGACATGGCGTTCACCGCGGTCGAGACGCACGCCATCCTCACCGACACCAAGTTCATGTCCGACGACGAAGCCCTCGCGACCGGCATCGGGCTCGCCGGCGCCGGCGCCGTATTCGGCATCGCCGGCGGGCTCGGAAAGCTCACGAGCCGGACCACGACCAAGGTCGTCGATCCGAAGGCGGGCCCGAAGCCCGGCTCGACGACCCCGGATCAGACGGTTGCCGCCAAGACGAAGGTCGAGCCGGTCATTCCCGAGACCAAGGTCGAGTCGGTCACCCCTGAGTCCAGAATCGAAGCGGCACACCGCAATGCACAGCGCTTGGGGATGGGCTGGACGATCGGGAAAAGGGCCGCTGACTTCCTCGGGAGCCCTGACCATCACGCCACGTCATATCCGCTCGACGTGCTCGCCCAGGTACTGAAGAAAACCACAGGTCACTGGGACGAGGCGGCCAAGGCCGGAAATTTCTCACCGGAGATCGGCACGGCGGTCCGGGGATCGATCGGCGCGGTGACCGCTCAGCTCGAGCAAGGCGGGATCGTCGCGGCCCAACGCGCCCTCATGATGAGGTCGACGGGTCAGGATGAGCTGCTCCAATTCATCGACGACGCGAACCGCGAGGTCGACGTGATCCATACGGAGCTGACGAAGATTTCCGAGCTCACGAAGGACCTGAGCTCGATACCGGCCGAGTTCACGGAGGGCCTGGCACTGGCGCACATCATGGCGAAGTCCTTCCTCAAGAAGTTCTAA
- a CDS encoding DUF2530 domain-containing protein, with product MRLWVSEDERRPEPAPARADARKALVAGTAVWLVALIVCWWFLEPLDDAGFAWLLPTAIVGVVFGVAGVIVVQVHRARHRREPEARGGRD from the coding sequence ATGCGCCTCTGGGTGAGCGAGGACGAGCGCCGGCCCGAGCCGGCGCCCGCCCGCGCCGACGCCAGGAAGGCGCTCGTCGCGGGCACCGCGGTCTGGCTCGTCGCGCTGATCGTCTGCTGGTGGTTCTTGGAGCCGCTCGACGACGCCGGGTTCGCGTGGCTCCTGCCGACGGCGATCGTCGGTGTGGTGTTCGGCGTCGCGGGCGTCATCGTCGTGCAGGTGCACCGCGCGCGGCACCGCCGCGAACCTGAGGCGCGCGGCGGTCGCGATTAG
- the serC gene encoding phosphoserine transaminase produces MPSLVIPSDLLPADGRFGCGPSKVRSEQLAHLAAEGPRLLGTSHRQAPVKQLVGRVRAGLADLFSLPDGYEVVLGNGGSTAFWDMAAFGLIDRRAQLCSFGEFGAKFAKAAGAPWLDAPDVRKAEPGTRSEPAAVAGIDVYGSPQNETSTGVAAPVRRVQGDAGALTVIDATSAAGGIMVDPAEFDAYYFAPQKNFASDGGLWFALLSPAAIERIERIAASDRYIPDFLSLKQAVDNSRLDQTLNTPALATLLLMENQIEWMNASGGLAWADARTRESSGVLYNWAEASAVATPFVADPTHRSQVVVTIDFDEQTDAARIAKVLRENGVVDTEPYRKLGRNQLRVATFTAIEPDDVRALTASIDYVLEHLD; encoded by the coding sequence ATGCCCAGCCTCGTGATCCCCAGCGACCTCCTGCCCGCCGACGGACGCTTCGGCTGCGGACCGTCGAAGGTCCGGTCCGAGCAGCTGGCGCACCTCGCGGCCGAGGGGCCGCGGCTGCTCGGCACCTCCCACCGTCAGGCGCCCGTGAAGCAGCTCGTGGGCCGTGTACGCGCCGGGCTCGCCGACCTGTTCTCACTGCCCGACGGCTACGAGGTCGTGCTCGGCAACGGCGGGTCGACCGCGTTCTGGGACATGGCGGCCTTCGGCCTCATCGACCGCCGAGCGCAGCTGTGCTCGTTCGGTGAGTTCGGGGCGAAGTTCGCCAAGGCCGCCGGCGCACCGTGGCTCGACGCGCCCGACGTGCGCAAGGCCGAGCCCGGCACCCGGAGCGAGCCTGCGGCCGTCGCGGGCATCGACGTCTACGGGTCGCCGCAGAACGAGACCTCGACCGGTGTGGCAGCGCCGGTGCGCCGGGTCCAGGGCGACGCGGGCGCGCTCACCGTGATCGACGCGACGAGCGCCGCCGGCGGCATCATGGTCGACCCGGCCGAGTTCGACGCCTACTACTTCGCGCCGCAGAAGAACTTCGCGTCCGACGGCGGGCTCTGGTTCGCGCTGCTCTCCCCCGCCGCGATCGAGCGCATCGAGCGCATTGCGGCGAGCGACCGGTACATCCCCGACTTCCTGTCGCTCAAGCAGGCCGTCGACAACTCGCGCCTCGACCAGACCCTGAACACGCCCGCGCTCGCGACGCTGCTGCTCATGGAGAACCAGATCGAGTGGATGAACGCGTCGGGTGGCCTCGCGTGGGCCGACGCGCGCACGCGCGAGTCGTCGGGCGTGCTCTACAACTGGGCCGAGGCGTCCGCCGTCGCGACGCCGTTCGTCGCCGACCCGACGCACCGGTCGCAGGTCGTCGTCACGATCGACTTCGACGAGCAGACCGACGCGGCCCGCATCGCGAAGGTGCTGCGCGAGAACGGCGTGGTCGACACCGAGCCGTACCGCAAGCTCGGCCGCAACCAGCTCCGCGTCGCGACGTTCACCGCGATCGAACCCGACGACGTGCGCGCCCTCACCGCGTCGATCGACTACGTGCTCGAGCACCTGGACTGA
- a CDS encoding metal-dependent transcriptional regulator — protein sequence MTDLIDTTEMYLRTILDLEEEHIVPLRARISERLGHSGPTVSQTVARMERDGLVVVSGDRHLELTPEGRSKAVHVMRKHRLAERLLADVIGLDWEFVHDEACRWEHVMSEQVERRLIEILGGPTESPYGNPIPGLEELGLPPAQPFMSGVRNLLVALDESGGAVQGVVRRLAEPVQFDPELLGQFKQAGIVPGAAASFTADGGYVLVRVDGVDGGLELPTEVAGHLFISA from the coding sequence GTGACGGATCTCATCGACACGACGGAGATGTACCTGCGCACGATCCTCGATCTCGAGGAGGAGCACATCGTGCCGCTGCGCGCGCGCATCTCCGAGCGGCTCGGCCACTCCGGCCCCACCGTGTCGCAGACCGTCGCCCGCATGGAGCGCGACGGTCTCGTCGTGGTCTCGGGTGACCGTCACCTCGAGCTCACCCCGGAGGGCCGCAGCAAGGCCGTGCACGTCATGCGCAAGCACCGGCTCGCCGAGCGACTGCTCGCCGACGTGATCGGGCTCGACTGGGAGTTCGTGCACGACGAGGCCTGCCGCTGGGAGCACGTCATGAGCGAGCAGGTCGAGCGACGGCTCATCGAGATCCTCGGCGGCCCGACCGAGTCCCCGTACGGCAACCCCATCCCCGGCCTCGAAGAGCTCGGGCTCCCGCCCGCGCAGCCCTTCATGAGCGGCGTCCGCAACCTGCTCGTCGCGCTCGACGAGAGCGGCGGGGCCGTCCAGGGCGTCGTCCGCCGGCTCGCCGAGCCGGTGCAGTTCGACCCCGAGCTGCTCGGCCAGTTCAAGCAGGCCGGCATCGTGCCGGGCGCGGCGGCGAGCTTCACCGCCGACGGCGGATATGTGCTCGTGCGGGTCGACGGCGTCGACGGCGGGCTCGAGCTGCCGACCGAGGTCGCCGGGCACCTGTTCATCAGCGCGTAG